A portion of the Maridesulfovibrio bastinii DSM 16055 genome contains these proteins:
- a CDS encoding SH3 domain-containing protein — MKKAMNNFTRIFPKISFIIPVILIFFVTLVFSAASFAASGNLMVTRTIANLREKPNYDSSVSWILSAGKVFKVGKAKKGWYSVYPAFAKAKSVPVGFISEKVVSTAPKSAETVDWGDVRYIGRKIKYFAQRSQKSKVAGELKQGDEIKVGFLREGWYAVFKSGQKVEAESRAIGFIKSSDVDLDNSDSTIRYAVRKVSVIAKPSAGAKAVGVLFPGYRVQVGEEHDGMFAVYRIDTAVQKNTPVWGYVWGPFLAQYPSSIENKKLSGMTIASVKKDKSAAVKAKDILPTKKMYPSTVLNLRSEPDVNSLIVGKLEKGDTVLVGQAEGKWYPVYKSGAAVHNKSQAIGYVYGTYLKAEAPKQIKSDDSAKKQKASPKDQVPIKIVSTKMTFSEVKNQVTFLGNVKVTRLDITLTSDSLTAFLRQGSESLNDASNKIKKIVAYGNVDVVMGNRKGTCDKLTFLVDQSIIIMDGKARLADGKNIVQGKTIKFYLKDSRSEVIGGDKPVEAIFFTPKDVSP; from the coding sequence TTGAAAAAAGCTATGAACAACTTTACCAGAATCTTCCCCAAAATATCTTTCATTATCCCGGTAATACTTATTTTTTTTGTAACACTGGTCTTTTCTGCTGCATCTTTCGCAGCTTCAGGAAACCTTATGGTTACCAGAACAATTGCAAATCTTAGAGAAAAGCCGAATTATGACTCTTCTGTTTCATGGATTCTTTCTGCTGGAAAAGTTTTTAAAGTAGGTAAGGCAAAGAAGGGTTGGTATTCAGTTTACCCTGCTTTTGCAAAAGCAAAGTCTGTACCTGTCGGTTTTATTTCCGAAAAAGTTGTCTCCACAGCTCCTAAATCTGCAGAGACTGTAGACTGGGGCGATGTTCGATATATTGGTAGGAAAATAAAATATTTTGCTCAGAGATCTCAAAAATCAAAAGTTGCCGGTGAATTAAAACAAGGTGATGAGATCAAGGTCGGTTTTTTGCGGGAAGGCTGGTATGCTGTTTTTAAAAGCGGACAGAAGGTTGAAGCAGAAAGTCGCGCTATCGGGTTTATCAAATCCTCGGATGTTGATCTTGATAATTCAGATTCAACAATCCGCTATGCTGTACGAAAAGTTTCGGTAATAGCCAAGCCGTCAGCAGGAGCAAAAGCTGTTGGAGTTCTTTTCCCCGGATATAGGGTTCAGGTTGGTGAAGAGCATGACGGTATGTTTGCTGTTTATAGAATAGATACAGCAGTTCAGAAAAATACTCCTGTCTGGGGATATGTCTGGGGGCCTTTTCTTGCTCAATACCCTTCAAGTATTGAGAATAAGAAACTCTCAGGGATGACTATAGCATCCGTAAAAAAGGATAAATCAGCGGCTGTAAAGGCTAAAGACATTCTACCCACAAAAAAAATGTATCCCTCTACAGTGCTGAATCTTCGTTCCGAACCTGACGTTAATTCGCTGATAGTTGGTAAGCTTGAAAAAGGTGACACTGTTCTGGTTGGACAGGCTGAGGGAAAATGGTATCCGGTTTATAAGTCAGGCGCAGCTGTTCACAATAAATCGCAGGCCATCGGGTATGTTTATGGTACTTATTTGAAGGCCGAGGCTCCTAAGCAGATAAAGTCTGATGATTCGGCCAAAAAGCAGAAAGCTTCTCCAAAGGATCAGGTTCCGATTAAAATCGTCTCAACAAAGATGACCTTTAGTGAAGTCAAAAATCAGGTAACCTTTTTAGGAAATGTAAAAGTTACCAGACTTGATATTACTCTGACTTCTGATTCCTTGACAGCTTTCCTGCGTCAGGGGAGCGAATCTTTAAATGATGCAAGTAATAAAATTAAAAAAATTGTTGCTTATGGAAATGTTGACGTCGTAATGGGTAATCGCAAAGGGACTTGTGATAAGCTTACATTTTTAGTTGATCAGTCTATAATTATTATGGATGGAAAAGCTCGACTTGCTGATGGCAAAAATATTGTTCAGGGAAAGACTATCAAATTTTATTTGAAAGACAGCAGAAGCGAAGTTATCGGTGGCGATAAACCTGTAGAAGCTATTTTCTTCACTCCGAAGGATGTTTCCCCTTAG
- a CDS encoding PTS sugar transporter subunit IIC, translated as MAGGCKFFFALFSLFRTSISIGLLERPLVIGFLWGALTGDYSASLGIAIFFELFWLDNIPAGTYIPPQLIAPTLAACVLVTKFEFTQARQIALVLLACMPLAKIGVLIESSLRQLHNKGYQKLINWARKGSTNDPIPGELVYSSIFRTFIASFFFFWSSVLILYYVLRAIFHKWGLTIAAIDLQWSYLWIAASLGGLLALRLRKAYATLAFGIVLSGFFVLAVPV; from the coding sequence ATGGCTGGCGGGTGTAAGTTTTTTTTTGCGCTGTTTTCACTATTCAGGACTTCAATAAGTATAGGTCTGCTTGAAAGACCTCTTGTGATCGGCTTCCTATGGGGTGCCCTGACTGGAGATTATTCGGCAAGTCTTGGAATTGCTATTTTCTTTGAACTTTTTTGGCTCGATAATATACCCGCTGGTACTTATATCCCTCCTCAGCTTATAGCTCCTACATTAGCTGCATGTGTTCTCGTTACTAAATTTGAATTTACTCAGGCGCGTCAAATTGCGTTGGTCTTATTGGCATGTATGCCTTTAGCTAAAATTGGAGTTTTGATAGAATCTTCTTTGAGGCAGTTGCACAATAAAGGCTACCAGAAGCTGATTAACTGGGCACGGAAGGGGAGCACGAATGATCCTATCCCCGGTGAGCTTGTTTATTCTTCCATTTTTAGAACCTTTATTGCCTCTTTCTTTTTCTTCTGGTCAAGTGTACTGATTCTTTATTATGTGCTTCGGGCAATTTTTCACAAATGGGGTTTGACCATTGCAGCCATTGATCTTCAATGGTCCTATCTGTGGATTGCCGCAAGTCTTGGAGGCCTTCTGGCTCTTAGGCTCCGTAAAGCCTATGCTACGTTGGCATTCGGTATAGTTTTATCTGGCTTTTTTGTACTCGCTGTTCCTGTATGA
- the panD gene encoding aspartate 1-decarboxylase: protein MAKRCLLRSKLHRATITEACLDYEGSISIDTELLKLAGIVPFERVDVLNVDNGERLTTYAIEGKKGEFCLNGAAAHKGKPGQKIIVCTYTWLDDEEIKQHHPNVILLDESNKPK from the coding sequence ATGGCTAAACGCTGTCTTTTACGGTCCAAACTTCATAGGGCCACTATTACTGAGGCTTGCCTTGATTACGAAGGTTCTATTTCTATTGATACTGAACTTCTTAAATTAGCAGGGATAGTTCCATTTGAGCGTGTTGATGTTTTAAATGTCGATAATGGAGAACGTCTCACAACTTACGCAATCGAAGGCAAAAAAGGTGAATTCTGTTTGAATGGAGCTGCGGCTCATAAAGGTAAACCAGGACAGAAGATTATTGTATGTACTTATACATGGCTTGATGATGAAGAAATCAAGCAGCATCATCCTAATGTCATTTTGCTTGATGAAAGCAATAAACCTAAATAG
- the rpoN gene encoding RNA polymerase factor sigma-54 produces the protein MGLELRQQLKLTQQLVMTPQLQQAIKLLQLSRLELVDTVQQELMENPLLEEYEEKEVSEARDKDQSSASGETEELMKNADWENYLGEFSSSSKQSIVRESEAYEDGLSYDARLTKSTTLDGHLGWQMTLSDFTEKECEIAEAIIGNLSEVGYLCIGVEEISEICSASVDEVESVLHRIQRFDPVGVAARTPKECLTVQLEVLKLDNDPILVSLVRDHLEDLERRRYKPLARKFKLSMEDLKSYLDLLQTLDPLPGASFSGGDPFYISPDAYVYEYDGEFVIVLNDDGLPKLQMNSFYVETTEAAKGADKEYFQDKMRSAQWLMKSLYQRQRTLFKVLESIVRFQDEFFRNGVTKLKPLILKEVAEDIDMHESTVSRITTNKYVATPHGVFELKFFFNSALELDDGSQVGSESVKAMIKKLISEEDPKKPYSDEKIAEYLKEKLEINIARRTVAKYRTALGIESSSKRKKVF, from the coding sequence ATGGGATTGGAATTAAGACAACAGCTTAAGCTTACTCAGCAACTTGTGATGACTCCACAATTGCAACAGGCGATCAAGCTTTTACAGCTTTCCCGTCTTGAGCTTGTGGATACAGTTCAGCAGGAGCTCATGGAAAATCCCCTTCTTGAAGAATATGAAGAGAAGGAGGTTTCTGAAGCTCGTGACAAGGATCAGTCTTCCGCAAGTGGAGAGACTGAAGAGCTGATGAAGAATGCTGACTGGGAGAATTATCTGGGAGAATTTTCCAGCTCTTCCAAGCAATCAATAGTTAGAGAGTCTGAAGCTTATGAAGACGGTCTATCTTATGATGCCCGTCTTACCAAGTCGACAACGCTTGATGGCCATCTTGGCTGGCAGATGACTCTTTCCGATTTTACTGAGAAAGAATGTGAAATAGCAGAAGCCATAATAGGTAACTTGAGTGAGGTCGGTTATCTTTGCATAGGGGTTGAAGAAATAAGTGAGATCTGTTCTGCTTCAGTCGATGAGGTTGAATCAGTTCTTCATAGAATTCAAAGGTTTGATCCTGTTGGTGTTGCAGCAAGAACACCAAAAGAATGCTTGACCGTACAGCTCGAAGTTTTAAAGTTGGACAACGATCCTATTTTAGTTTCTCTGGTTCGTGATCATTTAGAAGATCTGGAAAGAAGGCGTTATAAGCCTCTGGCCAGAAAATTTAAATTGAGCATGGAAGATTTGAAAAGCTATCTGGATTTGCTTCAGACTCTGGACCCGCTTCCCGGTGCAAGTTTTTCCGGGGGTGACCCTTTCTATATCAGTCCTGATGCTTATGTTTATGAGTATGATGGAGAATTTGTTATTGTACTAAACGATGACGGGCTGCCGAAATTGCAGATGAATTCCTTTTATGTGGAAACAACAGAAGCTGCAAAGGGAGCCGATAAAGAATATTTTCAGGATAAGATGCGGTCTGCCCAATGGCTCATGAAGAGTCTTTACCAACGGCAGAGGACTTTATTTAAAGTTCTTGAATCAATAGTAAGGTTTCAGGATGAATTCTTTAGAAATGGTGTAACTAAGCTCAAACCCTTAATTCTGAAGGAAGTGGCTGAAGATATTGATATGCATGAATCTACTGTGAGCAGGATAACAACAAATAAATATGTTGCGACCCCTCATGGTGTCTTTGAACTTAAGTTCTTTTTTAACAGTGCGTTGGAATTGGATGACGGTTCACAGGTAGGTTCAGAATCAGTAAAGGCCATGATAAAGAAGCTTATTTCTGAAGAAGATCCCAAAAAGCCTTATAGTGATGAAAAAATTGCTGAATATCTGAAAGAGAAGCTTGAAATTAATATTGCAAGGAGGACGGTAGCCAAATACAGAACCGCGCTGGGTATAGAATCTTCTTCCAAGCGCAAGAAGGTCTTTTAG
- the lptB gene encoding LPS export ABC transporter ATP-binding protein, producing the protein MPSIIANKIVKSYGPKEVVRGISLKLDEGEVVGLLGPNGAGKTTTFYMLVGVVKPTEGDVYLNKHRITTWPLHERARHGLSYLPQESSIFKKLSVRKNLEIIIEHTKISSKNVSKRADELLDQLGILRLADQKAMYLSGGERRRLEIARALINNPKFILLDEPFAGIDPIAVIEIQDIISTLKEMGIGILISDHNVRETLTICDRAYLVYEGRVILSGAPENIVKNTKARRLYLGDSFRL; encoded by the coding sequence ATGCCTTCGATAATAGCAAATAAAATAGTCAAATCTTACGGCCCTAAAGAAGTTGTCAGAGGAATCAGCCTTAAACTTGATGAAGGGGAAGTTGTGGGATTACTCGGCCCTAACGGCGCAGGTAAAACAACAACTTTTTACATGCTTGTTGGCGTGGTAAAGCCTACTGAGGGTGATGTTTATCTTAATAAACATAGAATAACCACTTGGCCTCTTCATGAAAGGGCGCGGCATGGATTGAGTTATCTTCCGCAGGAAAGTTCTATTTTTAAAAAATTATCAGTACGTAAAAATCTTGAAATAATAATCGAACATACCAAAATATCATCTAAAAACGTTTCAAAGCGAGCGGATGAACTTTTGGATCAGCTTGGTATTTTGCGTCTGGCAGATCAAAAAGCGATGTACCTGTCCGGTGGTGAAAGGCGCAGACTGGAAATTGCCCGGGCTCTAATTAACAATCCCAAGTTTATTCTGCTTGATGAACCTTTTGCCGGTATTGATCCTATTGCTGTTATCGAGATTCAGGATATTATTTCCACTTTGAAAGAGATGGGAATCGGGATTTTGATTTCAGATCACAATGTTAGAGAAACACTGACAATATGCGATAGAGCCTATCTTGTTTATGAAGGGCGGGTTATTTTGAGTGGAGCTCCTGAAAATATAGTAAAGAATACTAAGGCTCGACGTTTGTATCTGGGAGATAGTTTTCGGTTGTAG
- a CDS encoding manganese-dependent inorganic pyrophosphatase, producing the protein MAIYAVGHKNPDTDTIASAIAMADLWSKVKEETKAIAQGELAPETAFVLEKFGVAAPEVVTDATDKKIILVDHSDLAQSLDNLDKGEVVAVVDHHKLGDVTTSNPLEMWVWPVGCTGTVINSMYKFYNVEVPKEVAGVLLCAILSDTVMFKSVTCTDADKAAVEELAKIAGVADVTALGMEMFNVKSAVAGASMNELVFRDYKDFDMSGNKIGIGQLEVVDLSVFDDIKADLYAELEKVKADGRHSCFLLLTDIMKEGSEMLIVSDNPAVVEKAFGVAPEGTSVWLDGVMSRKKQVVPNFEKAFA; encoded by the coding sequence ATGGCTATTTATGCTGTTGGACACAAAAATCCGGATACCGATACTATCGCTTCCGCGATTGCTATGGCAGACCTCTGGTCTAAAGTTAAAGAAGAAACTAAAGCTATTGCACAGGGTGAACTCGCTCCTGAAACAGCTTTTGTTCTCGAAAAGTTCGGTGTAGCAGCTCCTGAAGTTGTAACCGATGCTACTGACAAAAAGATCATCCTCGTTGACCACTCTGACCTTGCTCAGAGCCTTGATAACCTGGATAAGGGTGAAGTTGTTGCAGTTGTTGACCATCACAAACTTGGTGATGTTACAACTTCAAATCCCCTCGAAATGTGGGTTTGGCCTGTAGGCTGCACCGGTACAGTTATCAATTCCATGTACAAATTCTACAATGTAGAAGTTCCTAAAGAAGTAGCTGGAGTTCTTCTCTGTGCAATTCTTAGTGATACAGTTATGTTCAAATCTGTAACCTGCACCGATGCTGATAAAGCTGCTGTAGAAGAACTGGCTAAAATTGCCGGTGTTGCAGACGTAACTGCTCTTGGAATGGAAATGTTCAACGTTAAGTCCGCTGTTGCTGGTGCTTCAATGAATGAACTCGTTTTCCGTGATTACAAAGACTTCGATATGTCCGGTAACAAAATCGGTATTGGACAGCTTGAAGTTGTTGATCTTTCCGTATTTGATGACATTAAAGCTGACCTCTACGCTGAACTTGAAAAAGTTAAAGCCGACGGTCGTCACAGCTGCTTCCTGCTTTTGACTGACATCATGAAGGAAGGTTCAGAAATGCTGATCGTTTCTGATAATCCTGCAGTTGTTGAAAAAGCTTTCGGTGTTGCTCCTGAAGGAACATCCGTATGGCTTGACGGTGTAATGAGCCGTAAAAAACAGGTTGTTCCTAACTTTGAAAAAGCTTTCGCCTAA
- a CDS encoding PTS sugar transporter subunit IIA: MSETAGSNGIVIVTHGDFGKALIKAAELIVGPIANCVGLSVDVSEGMDAAVDSIKKAVAEVKSGLGVLILTDMFGGTPSNLSLSFLSDEVEVVSGVNLPVLLKALQRREDPLHEMAEQALQAGIKGIVVAGEMLRKRKKG, translated from the coding sequence ATGAGTGAAACCGCCGGCAGTAATGGAATTGTCATTGTTACACACGGAGACTTTGGAAAAGCCTTGATAAAGGCTGCGGAATTGATAGTCGGTCCTATAGCTAATTGTGTTGGATTGAGTGTTGATGTCTCTGAAGGGATGGATGCCGCTGTTGATTCCATCAAAAAAGCTGTTGCAGAAGTAAAATCAGGTCTGGGAGTATTGATCCTTACTGATATGTTTGGAGGGACTCCAAGCAATCTTAGCCTATCTTTTCTTTCTGATGAGGTCGAAGTTGTGAGTGGTGTCAACCTTCCTGTGTTGCTGAAAGCCCTACAGCGTAGAGAAGACCCTCTGCATGAAATGGCGGAGCAGGCTCTTCAGGCCGGTATCAAGGGAATTGTTGTGGCCGGAGAAATGTTGCGAAAAAGGAAAAAAGGCTAG
- a CDS encoding PTS sugar transporter subunit IIA, translating into MKIGAFLAKDLVIHELESDSKEGVLKEMVSVLIDSGLDMNPDEAYKVLIDREKLGTTGIGDGIAIPHGKFDSIEDMYVVVGRSEKGIDFDSLDHEPCHIFFLVLAPEQGAGSHLRTLAQISRLVKDDAFRKAFMQTESKDDLWKVLQSV; encoded by the coding sequence ATGAAAATAGGTGCTTTTTTGGCAAAGGATCTTGTTATTCATGAACTTGAAAGTGATAGCAAGGAAGGTGTTCTAAAGGAAATGGTTTCGGTCCTGATAGATTCAGGTCTTGATATGAACCCTGACGAAGCTTACAAGGTCCTTATTGACCGTGAAAAATTAGGTACAACAGGCATAGGGGATGGCATTGCCATCCCCCATGGTAAATTTGACTCCATCGAAGATATGTATGTTGTTGTTGGTCGAAGTGAGAAGGGTATTGATTTTGATTCACTTGACCACGAACCATGTCATATCTTCTTTTTGGTTCTGGCTCCTGAGCAGGGTGCCGGTTCTCATTTAAGAACTCTGGCTCAGATTTCCAGACTGGTTAAGGATGATGCTTTCAGGAAAGCTTTTATGCAGACTGAAAGTAAAGATGATCTTTGGAAGGTTCTTCAAAGCGTTTGA
- the hpf gene encoding ribosome hibernation-promoting factor, HPF/YfiA family, with protein MNVAFTFKNFDPSEHLKEYANTRFSKLEKFVTNPDNTELQVNLSVDRFRHISEVVLYSDNIHISAFEESEDMYSTIDMVLDKLEAQLRRMREKMRSYRRSEVTSARMDVISFDLEDKEHRPPRIVESDQFEPKPMTVEEAALQLDSLDYDFLVFRNADSEGINVIYRRDNGDFGLIDPGY; from the coding sequence ATGAACGTAGCATTCACTTTTAAGAACTTCGATCCGTCTGAACATCTGAAGGAATATGCAAATACCCGTTTTAGCAAGCTTGAGAAGTTTGTTACCAATCCAGATAATACTGAGTTGCAGGTGAATCTTTCCGTGGATAGATTCAGGCATATATCGGAAGTTGTACTTTATTCAGACAATATTCACATCTCTGCATTTGAAGAGTCTGAAGATATGTATTCTACTATTGATATGGTCCTTGATAAGCTTGAAGCCCAGTTGAGGCGGATGCGTGAAAAGATGCGCAGCTACCGGCGTAGTGAAGTTACATCGGCTCGGATGGATGTGATCAGTTTTGACCTTGAAGATAAGGAACACAGACCTCCGCGTATAGTCGAGTCGGATCAGTTTGAACCCAAGCCAATGACGGTCGAAGAGGCCGCCTTACAGCTGGATTCATTAGACTATGATTTTCTCGTTTTCCGCAATGCTGACAGCGAGGGAATAAACGTAATCTATCGTCGTGATAATGGCGATTTCGGTTTAATAGACCCAGGATATTAG
- a CDS encoding MoaD/ThiS family protein, with protein sequence MTIVIKKYIKYNVKWFRFYEGLEVNINLLCYATLADKCPENADKFPISQDSKVEDVLNQIGIDTDDVKIIFINGISSGLDSVLSDGDRLGIFPAVGGG encoded by the coding sequence TTGACAATAGTTATAAAAAAGTACATTAAATATAATGTTAAATGGTTTAGATTTTATGAGGGTTTAGAAGTGAATATAAATTTATTATGTTATGCTACTCTTGCTGATAAGTGTCCGGAAAATGCTGACAAATTTCCAATATCGCAAGATTCAAAAGTTGAAGATGTTTTAAATCAAATTGGTATTGATACTGATGATGTTAAAATAATTTTCATAAATGGGATTTCATCAGGCTTGGATTCTGTTTTATCAGATGGTGATCGTTTGGGAATTTTTCCCGCTGTAGGCGGTGGGTGA
- a CDS encoding KdsC family phosphatase, whose protein sequence is MRAEDIARNIKLIILDVDGVLTDGGIYYDHEGHISKRFNVQDGLGIKLAQSTGLEISVITGLDNEAVRTRITELGITDYYPGNPRKVPFFEKLLVMKNLSPEQVAYVGDDWVDAAVMKRVGLPMAVSNAQPEIKGLARWISSRKGGNGAVREALSFIMQCQGTLEKVWKEWAF, encoded by the coding sequence ATGCGTGCTGAAGATATCGCCAGAAATATCAAGCTGATTATTCTGGATGTTGATGGTGTCCTTACTGATGGGGGAATTTATTATGACCATGAGGGACATATTTCAAAAAGGTTCAACGTTCAGGATGGATTAGGAATTAAGCTGGCTCAATCCACCGGACTTGAAATATCTGTTATAACAGGTCTTGATAACGAAGCCGTAAGGACAAGGATAACAGAGCTGGGTATCACCGACTATTATCCGGGCAACCCTCGTAAAGTTCCTTTTTTTGAAAAACTTTTAGTTATGAAAAATTTAAGCCCGGAACAGGTTGCGTATGTTGGTGATGATTGGGTTGATGCTGCTGTTATGAAGCGAGTCGGATTACCTATGGCTGTATCCAATGCTCAGCCTGAAATAAAAGGGCTTGCCAGATGGATATCATCAAGGAAAGGCGGTAATGGTGCTGTCCGTGAAGCTCTATCCTTTATAATGCAATGTCAGGGTACTCTTGAAAAAGTCTGGAAGGAGTGGGCCTTTTAA
- a CDS encoding PTS sugar transporter subunit IIB: MQWVRIDNRLVHGQIIETWLPYTHAKYLLVANDETAEDSLQQQIMSLAIPQSVNCIFTRVDAVSEAVAKLDSSSENSSYLIIFSSCNDVKRALDKGLSFDALNIGNIHYSPGKKQISPSVALNSEEESCLRYFVNIGIELDFRCVPNDPVQVRFS; encoded by the coding sequence ATGCAGTGGGTAAGAATTGACAACAGGCTTGTTCATGGTCAGATTATCGAAACCTGGTTACCATATACTCATGCTAAATATTTGCTGGTTGCTAATGATGAAACTGCTGAAGACAGTTTGCAGCAGCAGATTATGTCGCTTGCTATTCCCCAATCTGTAAATTGCATCTTTACTCGGGTTGATGCTGTTTCCGAAGCCGTTGCCAAGCTTGATTCGTCATCAGAGAATTCAAGTTACTTAATTATTTTTTCATCCTGCAATGATGTTAAGCGAGCTTTGGATAAAGGATTGAGCTTTGATGCCCTAAATATTGGCAACATTCACTATAGTCCTGGTAAAAAACAGATTTCTCCGAGCGTTGCTTTAAATTCCGAAGAAGAATCATGTCTTAGATATTTCGTTAACATAGGTATTGAGTTGGATTTCCGATGTGTCCCCAATGATCCTGTTCAGGTGAGGTTCTCATGA
- the lptC gene encoding LPS export ABC transporter periplasmic protein LptC: protein MSLRRVWGLGIAMLVCGVIVGAYLARHYNPVFYGIRQEIKAPPVRSNGTSDVSVDGIELTQGTGGDIEWKLKAGSADYDQEKGLVIADKPEVTYFLGRDRKEVVVRAVHGEVSQKGKGLRLWKNVRGHYGELALKAENLHFNPKKNFLILNGNVILNSHSLFVEAPKVSVNLKTREITVDNNVEALISPDVLTTSKQK, encoded by the coding sequence ATGAGCCTGCGCAGAGTTTGGGGCCTTGGCATAGCCATGCTTGTTTGTGGCGTTATTGTCGGAGCTTATCTTGCCCGGCATTATAACCCTGTTTTCTATGGTATCAGGCAGGAAATAAAAGCTCCTCCCGTGAGAAGTAACGGGACTTCTGATGTTTCCGTGGATGGTATCGAACTTACTCAGGGAACCGGCGGCGATATTGAATGGAAGCTTAAAGCCGGTAGTGCTGATTATGATCAGGAGAAGGGACTTGTTATTGCCGATAAACCTGAAGTAACTTATTTTCTTGGACGTGATCGCAAGGAAGTTGTGGTCAGAGCTGTTCACGGTGAAGTCAGCCAGAAAGGTAAAGGACTTCGTTTGTGGAAAAATGTTCGCGGTCATTATGGGGAGTTAGCTTTAAAAGCTGAAAATCTTCATTTTAATCCGAAAAAAAATTTTCTGATCTTAAATGGCAATGTTATTTTGAACAGTCATTCGCTGTTTGTTGAGGCCCCTAAGGTCAGCGTAAATTTAAAAACACGTGAAATAACAGTTGATAATAATGTTGAAGCCTTGATTTCTCCTGATGTTCTAACCACATCTAAGCAGAAGTGA
- the rapZ gene encoding RNase adapter RapZ, whose product MDSADSFPVIVVSGMSGAGKSTALKVFEDLRFFCVDGLPASMLPRLVKLFKGNDITYRGLVLGMDLRQKNFVEEWSQTRNELVEKGINPALIFLESRLPELVRRFATTRRPHPLESKAIGLEQALEEEKIILNPLRNEADLIIDTTHFSIHDLRRKIQEKWVFLTEKGSGLRVHVMSFGFKYDVPTEADMVMDLRFLPNPYFEPELRPLSGKDKSILNYVLGKEPGSVFIDKYLNFLKYILPLYEEEGRYRLTLAMGCTGGRHRSVAVAETIYADLSSCGYSVSIEHKHIDLD is encoded by the coding sequence GTGGATAGCGCGGATTCTTTTCCGGTCATTGTTGTAAGTGGTATGTCCGGAGCAGGTAAATCAACAGCCCTCAAAGTTTTTGAGGATTTGAGATTTTTCTGTGTTGACGGGCTTCCGGCAAGTATGCTGCCTCGTCTGGTCAAGTTGTTTAAAGGCAATGACATAACATATCGTGGATTAGTCCTTGGTATGGATCTCAGGCAGAAAAATTTTGTCGAAGAGTGGTCACAGACCAGAAACGAACTTGTTGAGAAGGGTATTAATCCAGCTTTAATATTTCTCGAATCGAGGCTTCCTGAGCTGGTCAGAAGATTTGCGACAACCAGAAGACCTCACCCTCTTGAGTCTAAAGCCATAGGTCTTGAACAGGCTCTTGAGGAAGAAAAAATTATTTTAAATCCATTACGCAATGAAGCTGATCTCATAATTGATACCACCCATTTTTCCATACACGATCTACGTAGAAAAATTCAGGAAAAATGGGTCTTTTTAACAGAAAAAGGCTCAGGGTTGAGAGTGCATGTCATGTCCTTCGGTTTTAAATATGATGTGCCTACCGAAGCGGATATGGTCATGGATTTACGTTTTCTGCCCAATCCTTATTTTGAGCCTGAATTACGCCCTTTGTCCGGTAAGGATAAATCAATTTTGAATTATGTTCTTGGTAAAGAACCGGGGTCTGTCTTTATTGATAAATACCTTAACTTTCTTAAGTATATATTGCCACTTTATGAAGAAGAAGGGCGGTATAGACTCACCCTTGCAATGGGGTGTACCGGTGGAAGGCACCGCTCCGTAGCCGTGGCCGAGACTATATATGCAGATCTGAGTTCCTGCGGGTATTCAGTAAGTATTGAGCATAAACATATTGATCTGGATTAA